A region of the Festucalex cinctus isolate MCC-2025b chromosome 8, RoL_Fcin_1.0, whole genome shotgun sequence genome:
CGTATTGCCGCGGCATCGGTGGCTGCCGTTGCCTTTCCTCTTTCCCTCGGGACATGTCGCGACTCCATTCGACTTGGTGCCGCTGCCATTACTCATTGTATGCATTTATAAATGGATTACgaggctttttgtgtgtgtttgttttgtttagtcacTTTGCTAAACACTTCACTTCCTTATTTTCGatggttttttattattattattatttatttaagtgctCTGGAAATTAAGTTGAATTAAGGTATTGCACTCCATCATGAGCAATCACTTCCGTGGACCGGTCCATATTTGGAACGGTGCCAGGGAGATGCCAATCCGCCATTGTGACACGGCTCAATATACTGAGTTGCATATAATACTGGATAGTCGATAAACCGTTCACGCCggcgcaagccgttgaagccacagagctgtcagctatccagtattacatacagatcagtggcCCAGCGGACGAGCCGCAGCCGCCATTGTGGCATCACCAGATGCCACAATGGCCGACAGGAATAGGACCATATTTGGAtgtcaaagtgtttttttgttttttttttatcaatctttattgtacaaatgttttaaacatacacatctatatgaaaaacaaatatatcttAAGTGGGCCGCCACAAATTTTGTGTTGGTAGTTCTTCATAAATAAAAGTTTTCTTTTATGAGTTCTAGAAATCTTGTTTGTTCAGATTAAGTTTACGTTGGATTGTCATGAAATTGGTGTGTTTAAGTTATCTATTGATTGTCCtttcattaaataaattatcagTTATATTTAATAGGACTTCCAACATGGCTGTTTCAGCACGGGAGACATTAgcctgttagaaaaaaaacatttttaaaagcgTCTTTACAGTTTTTAATCGAATTTCGTatatgaaaatgaatggatggacccatttacattttatttcggAGCGAGGAACCTAAAATTGCCCCGCCCTCTCAGGACTAGCTCGGTTTTCGAACTAGATAACGCCATTTTCCATCGACAACGGGAAAGGTACATCGTGTTCGAAAGAAGCGCTGACTCAATCAAACTCCTAATTAATTCCGATAAGGTAAAGATCTTTTACACCATTGTATGAGTAAGATTATAGGTTTGCATCGTTGTTCTAGTTAGTTGAGTGGAAACAAATATGTAATCTTTTGTTTGATTTCGCTAACCACAGGCTGAGGCCTTGAAAGAGGCGACGCCATTTTAGCTCTTTGGTGCTAACCGATCGCTTCGAATGGACGAAACATTGTTTTATTTGAGTTACATATTTTAATAGTTTAAGTGGAGCAACGTTAAGTGATTTTAAAGTTAGCCGAAATGTTGCCCGTGGGTGTTTTTGCTCACTGTTAGAGACTTGGAACAACGGGCCTTTCGGGCTAAGGCTAGCTAGCATAGGCGTGAGCGGAAAAATAGGCCCATGTCCTCCTATACAGTTTACCTACATGATGACGGAATGCGATAATTTAATAGGGGCTTGTACGTCGAGGTTTATcatcaccatccatccatccatccatccatccatccatccatccatccatccatccatccatccatccatccatcttacaAACATGAATAGACATTTCCAATTAACATTGCAAAAGCTCATCGTTAGTGCATTATCTTATAGATTATGCAACTGTGACTGGTTAAAATGTTCTTACTTGTtgtaaataattgttttttgcatTTCATAGAAATTACCATCCCTTTGTAATTATTATGGTAAATCACCTCAGGATGTAAATGTAAGCTTGAGTTGCAAACACAGTACTACAACCAGTAAAATAACCACATACATAATTGTAtcacaatccttttttttttttcctttttgcagaTCCAGTCATGCACCGTGAATGTCCACTTGACTGCAAGGTTTATGTCGGAAATCTGGGCAACAATGGAAACAAGACCGAGTTAGAAAGATCATTCAGCTACTATGGGCCTCTCCGCAGTGTGTGGGTGGCCAGGAACCCCCCAGGCTTTGCCTTTGTAGAATTTGAAGACCCCAGAGATGCTACTGATGCCGTGCGAGAGCTTGATGGGAGGTAAGAAGTGAGCACAGCTAAACATGATACAATCACTATAACAATGTCCGTACTAATTCTATGCTTTCGGTTTTCCCTAGAACATTGTGTGGTTGCCGTGTGCGAGTAGAACTGTCCAATGGGGAGAAGCGCAGTCGCTCCCGTGGGGCCCCACCTTCATGGAGCAGGCGCCCCCGAGACCGAGATGATTACAGGCGGCGTAGTCCACCAGCAAGGCGAAGGTgaaaacaagacaagacaaaaatgCGATGTTTTTGACATTGGTCGACCATAGTCTACATTTTAATGGAATCCTGGCAATTGCTGCTGTCACTTTCATTCACTTTCTGAATTGAGGCTAGTGTTGTCTTTTTATGCATtattagcttctttttttttttttttctatgtgtaAGGCTCATGTTATGTCACTGACAGTATCATTTTATAGGGacaattaaacatttaatattatttggATAAAATAGAAGCTCCTGTTACTTTTTGTAGTCCCTGCAAAGTGATTTGACCACACTGTATGTTTGGCACTGATCAAGCAATCTTTATAGCAAGAACCCTGTTCATTTTAATTATCTTAAGCTAGAGAGGGGCTCATTGTAAATTTCTCATCTTATTGATAAGTGTAGTGCAGCAGAACCTCAATTCTCATGATTaatacgttacaagaagtctgACTAAAACCAAATTGTATGAAAACTGAAACAATATTTCCTGTAGGAAGTAATGCAACTCCAATTAATCTTTTCAGCCACCtcaaaacatgaacaaaaaatattttatagagGATAACTAGTCTAACATATAGGACTGTGAAATAAATATAACTAATAAAATGGATAAATTAACATTTAACATCCCTTTCACTTTTATTGAAGATGCTTGCGAGAGAGAGTGAGTTTTTTAATGATATGGTGTTGATTTTCTTTTGCCGTACAGTGGCTTATTGAACAGTTGCACTAATTAAATAAGCACAAAACATGTATATTaactttgaatttgtttttcttatAGCTAACCAGTAATCACTTTGCAGGGACTGCACAATCTGTAGCAGGATTCTAATTCAAATACAGATCTTGAGCACACAGCTTTAAGCACATAGTCTGCACTTGACTCAAGAGGTTTCCACGTTTATTGTATGGAATAAGACAAAAGTTGTTCAACTGGGAGGGTGTAAGAGTGCCAAATGTGAtgcttttcctttttgtttgaggatgctttttatttttcatatatattaaTAAGAATGAAACCCGTTGCAGAGCCACCACCATGCCTCTTCTCACCACCCTCAGAGTCAATCAACTAGTCCTCTTTCAGCATCATGTGACTGCTGACCATCGTGCCTCAATCAGCTTGACTGGTGCTGTCACATGACCCAGGCATGGCCAGTCGTCAGGTTGCACCAGGCCATTGGTTCCTCATCATGCTCTTCTCAACCACCTCCTCCTTCAACCTTAACCCAAAAGGCAGCGGCCCACCTCACATTCCAATCAGCGTATCGCGTTTCCAAATGTCGACAACCTACCAGCAGCAGCCTTCAGCTAACCAATTAAAGCAGGGAAAAAGCAGCAGCCAGCCCCCACCTGCCTGCCACCTTATCACCTCGCAGCATCTGGCCAGGCCTATTCTGCCAATTCTTCCTACCCGGCCGACAGTCTGCCTCCCTTTCGTCATATCTAGCTTGTTGAAAACCAAAAATACTAGTAAGTTTTCCTGCTTCATTCAGTACACTGATaagttttttaaatgacgagaCAGCTGGTTTACGaaggttgttcttttttttctttttttttaactacatttacataaatttctttctttcttttttttttcctcacccaTTACTGTAATTCCTTGTTTCCAAAGGTGAAGGGCCCACCATCAAATAATCTGCAAATTGTCCAGAAATTCTGATTAGAAGTTGTCCTACATGGGGGTTTGAGCATAGTTATCGACTAATTTGTACCTAAAACCTGTTAACTCAGGACTGTTTCCAAACGTCTTGGTGAACATGCAGTGGACCAGTAAAACGTTAATCCTACAAATGTGCCAGTCCACGGTGCAGCGTCTCATCGTCACATAGGGGCAAGTTGGTGTTAGTTGGCTCATCTTGAGACTCTGGCTTGATTTGCATCTTTATATCTAACGTAGTTGTTGAATGGACCTTGTACTGTGGGGTTAGGTTTGACCTTCTGAAGAGCCTATTGGCATATGGCCCAATGCTAGTGGTTGATATAGTTTGTAAAGCCATGTTTGTAGTGCAGTTCTGATGGGGGCCCGC
Encoded here:
- the srsf3b gene encoding serine/arginine-rich splicing factor 3b isoform X2 gives rise to the protein MHRECPLDCKVYVGNLGNNGNKTELERSFSYYGPLRSVWVARNPPGFAFVEFEDPRDATDAVRELDGRTLCGCRVRVELSNGEKRSRSRGAPPSWSRRPRDRDDYRRRSPPARRRATTMPLLTTLRVNQLVLFQHHVTADHRASISLTGAVT
- the srsf3b gene encoding serine/arginine-rich splicing factor 3b isoform X1, with protein sequence MHRECPLDCKVYVGNLGNNGNKTELERSFSYYGPLRSVWVARNPPGFAFVEFEDPRDATDAVRELDGRTLCGCRVRVELSNGEKRSRSRGAPPSWSRRPRDRDDYRRRSPPARRRSPRRRSFSRSRSRSFSRDRRRERSLSRDRNHKPSRSFSRSRSRSRSNDRK